The following proteins come from a genomic window of Streptomyces liliiviolaceus:
- a CDS encoding sugar ABC transporter permease, producing MSIDKTSASTDEHAVANPEAAADAVTVVDPRLLVREQGLAGYVGEFKRKMKGGDLGSVPVVIGLIVICIIFQSLNSAFLSAENLNNIAVAMVATGMMSVGIIFVLLLGEIDLSVGSVSGVAGAITAVLSVTHGVNEWLAVLIALASGAAIGALHGFFFARIGAPAFAVTLAGLLFWLGFMLQILGENGTINIDGDGVVGKLTTYYFSDVAAAYGLAIVAVVLFFVTSFLDSRRREAAGIPSRPLGDLILRTALLAVVAFAAAIMFNQYKGLPLALLLFILVLVLSDFVLRRTGYGRKIFALGGSVEASRRAGINVTAVRVSVFALAGFFAAVGGLFWASKIAAANQSAGAGDLLMNVIAAAVIGGTSLFGGRGRTWNALLGVMVITSIQYGLALEGIATPVQYMITGGVLLATVVIDSITRKTQKTAGRA from the coding sequence GTGAGCATCGACAAGACCTCCGCCAGCACGGACGAGCACGCCGTCGCGAACCCCGAGGCCGCCGCCGACGCGGTGACCGTGGTCGACCCCCGGCTGCTCGTGCGCGAGCAGGGCCTGGCCGGCTACGTCGGCGAGTTCAAGCGCAAGATGAAGGGCGGTGACCTGGGCTCCGTCCCGGTCGTCATCGGCCTGATCGTCATCTGCATCATCTTCCAGAGCCTGAACTCGGCCTTCCTCTCCGCCGAGAACCTCAACAACATCGCCGTCGCGATGGTCGCCACCGGCATGATGTCGGTCGGCATCATCTTCGTGCTGCTGCTCGGCGAGATCGACCTGTCGGTCGGCTCGGTCAGCGGTGTGGCGGGTGCCATCACCGCCGTACTGAGCGTCACGCACGGGGTGAACGAGTGGCTGGCCGTCCTCATCGCCCTCGCGAGCGGTGCGGCCATCGGCGCGCTCCACGGCTTCTTCTTCGCCCGCATCGGCGCCCCCGCGTTCGCGGTCACCCTGGCCGGCCTGCTGTTCTGGCTCGGCTTCATGCTCCAGATCCTGGGCGAGAACGGCACCATCAACATCGACGGTGACGGCGTGGTCGGCAAGCTGACCACGTACTACTTCTCGGACGTCGCGGCCGCCTACGGCCTCGCGATCGTCGCCGTGGTGCTCTTCTTCGTCACCAGCTTCCTGGACAGCCGCCGCCGCGAGGCCGCGGGCATCCCGTCCCGGCCGCTGGGCGACCTGATCCTGCGCACCGCCCTGCTCGCGGTCGTGGCGTTCGCCGCCGCGATCATGTTCAACCAGTACAAGGGCCTGCCGCTCGCACTGCTGCTCTTCATCCTGGTCCTGGTCCTGAGCGACTTCGTCCTGCGCCGCACCGGCTACGGCCGCAAGATCTTCGCGCTCGGCGGCAGCGTCGAGGCGTCCCGTCGTGCCGGTATCAACGTCACGGCGGTCCGTGTCTCGGTCTTCGCCCTGGCGGGCTTCTTCGCCGCCGTCGGCGGTCTGTTCTGGGCCTCGAAGATCGCCGCGGCCAACCAGAGCGCGGGCGCGGGTGACCTTCTGATGAACGTCATCGCGGCGGCCGTCATCGGTGGCACCAGCCTCTTCGGCGGCCGCGGCCGCACGTGGAACGCGCTGCTCGGTGTCATGGTGATCACCTCGATCCAGTACGGCCTCGCCCTGGAGGGCATCGCCACACCGGTCCAGTACATGATCACTGGTGGTGTGCTTCTGGCCACGGTCGTCATCGACTCGATCACGCGCAAGACGCAGAAAACCGCTGGCCGCGCGTAG
- a CDS encoding ATP-binding cassette domain-containing protein produces the protein MVNVSATPVLALRGVSKRFGAVQALTDVELEVHAGEVVALVGDNGAGKSTLVKTIAGVHPIDEGVIEWDGKAVQINKPHDAQHLGVATVYQDLALCDNIDVVGNLYLGRELKKRGILDEVEMERRSRELLQTLSIRIPSVRIPIASLSGGQRQTVAIARSMLGEPKLVILDEPTAALGVEQTAQVLDLVERLRERGHAVLLISHNMADVKAVADKVAVLRLGRNNGVFEVKATSQEEIISAITGATDNAVTRRAARSNGEAQK, from the coding sequence ATGGTTAACGTGTCCGCTACGCCTGTTCTGGCGTTGCGCGGGGTCTCGAAGCGATTCGGTGCCGTTCAGGCGCTCACCGACGTAGAGCTTGAGGTCCACGCCGGTGAGGTGGTCGCCCTGGTCGGCGACAACGGCGCCGGAAAGTCCACGCTGGTGAAAACGATCGCCGGCGTGCACCCGATCGACGAGGGTGTCATCGAATGGGACGGCAAGGCCGTCCAGATCAACAAGCCGCACGACGCCCAGCACCTGGGTGTCGCGACGGTCTACCAGGACCTCGCGCTGTGCGACAACATCGATGTCGTCGGCAACCTCTACCTGGGCCGTGAGCTGAAGAAGCGCGGCATCCTGGACGAGGTCGAGATGGAGCGCCGCTCGCGCGAACTGCTCCAGACGCTGTCGATCCGCATCCCCAGCGTGCGCATCCCGATCGCCTCGCTCTCCGGCGGTCAGCGCCAGACCGTGGCCATCGCCCGCTCCATGCTCGGCGAGCCCAAGCTGGTCATCCTCGACGAGCCCACCGCGGCCCTCGGTGTCGAGCAGACCGCCCAGGTCCTCGACCTGGTCGAGCGGCTGCGCGAGCGCGGCCACGCCGTCCTGCTCATCAGCCACAACATGGCCGATGTGAAGGCCGTCGCCGACAAGGTGGCCGTGCTCCGGCTCGGCCGCAACAACGGCGTCTTCGAGGTCAAGGCGACCTCGCAGGAAGAGATCATCTCCGCCATCACCGGTGCCACGGACAACGCCGTGACCCGCCGTGCGGCGCGCAGCAACGGGGAGGCTCAGAAGTGA